The following coding sequences are from one Haloarcula taiwanensis window:
- a CDS encoding formate dehydrogenase subunit alpha, translated as MGTDQNRNPRAEQTVCPYCGVGCTIQYADNGKATGTAGPVNTKGEICPKGGAAYDVVEHGDRLTEPLVRENGQFATAPWETAMARVADRLNDIVDQHGPDAVEFFASSNCTNEENYVFQKIARMLGTNNVDNCARLCHSSTVAAMSERFGAGAMTNTLDDLAETDCLLVTGANPAEQHPVIFRSYFLPAIRNGATLIHIDPRETDTTDAADIHLDVRPGYDIELLNSMAKVFLDEDLVDESFVEERTTGYSDLTAHLDNVDVGSGADVAGVDPETVREAARAYAEADTAAIVTGMGMSQHTCGTDNVHALLNLALLTGNVGRPGTGVNPLRGQNNVQGAGDVGALPSVLPGYEPVTDPDARQRVADEWGVEPPSEPGLTETTATHQFGDAVKAAVVFGENPAVTEPNASSVRAGFDDLDFCVVIDLFETATVDHADVVLPGSSWAEKAGTVTNTDRRVMRMRPNADLPGNARRDLDILTDLGHRLVDQPDAFDYDGPEAVFEELTRVTPLYAGMSYDGIGEGYQRWPFPAEADSGTDVLHTETFASGEQTAPLRPVSPTPPADAVSGDQLVLTTGRALQHFNSGALTRRSETLMRMRGEDVLEIHPDDAAARGIEDGDAVVVENGRGSVTVSAAVTAAIRPGVVFCTFHYLDPLANALTGDSLDPVAEIPEYKHSAVTVRKAG; from the coding sequence GAAAGGCGACCGGCACAGCGGGGCCAGTGAACACGAAAGGAGAGATCTGTCCGAAGGGTGGAGCCGCGTACGACGTGGTCGAACACGGGGACCGACTGACCGAGCCACTCGTCCGTGAGAACGGGCAGTTCGCCACTGCGCCCTGGGAAACCGCCATGGCTCGCGTGGCCGACCGGCTCAATGACATCGTCGACCAGCACGGGCCGGACGCCGTCGAGTTCTTCGCGTCCTCGAACTGCACGAACGAGGAAAACTACGTCTTTCAGAAGATTGCGCGGATGCTCGGCACCAACAACGTCGACAACTGCGCTCGCCTCTGTCATTCGTCGACGGTCGCCGCGATGAGCGAGCGGTTCGGTGCCGGAGCGATGACGAACACGCTCGATGACCTCGCGGAAACCGACTGTCTGCTCGTCACCGGCGCGAATCCGGCCGAACAGCACCCCGTCATTTTCCGGTCGTATTTCCTGCCGGCGATTCGGAACGGGGCCACGCTCATCCATATCGACCCGCGCGAGACGGACACGACCGATGCCGCCGACATCCACCTCGATGTTCGCCCCGGATACGATATCGAACTCCTCAATTCGATGGCGAAAGTCTTTCTCGACGAGGACCTCGTCGACGAGTCCTTTGTCGAGGAACGTACAACCGGCTATTCAGACTTGACGGCACATCTCGACAACGTCGACGTCGGATCGGGTGCCGACGTAGCCGGCGTCGACCCGGAAACCGTTCGGGAGGCAGCCCGAGCATACGCCGAGGCCGATACAGCGGCAATCGTCACCGGGATGGGAATGAGCCAGCACACGTGCGGGACCGACAACGTCCACGCGCTGTTGAACCTCGCGCTGTTGACCGGCAACGTCGGTCGCCCGGGCACGGGTGTGAACCCCCTCCGTGGCCAGAACAACGTCCAGGGGGCCGGCGACGTTGGCGCGCTTCCCAGCGTGCTCCCCGGCTACGAACCCGTTACGGACCCGGATGCTCGACAGCGTGTCGCCGACGAGTGGGGTGTCGAGCCGCCGAGCGAACCCGGCCTGACGGAGACGACTGCGACACATCAGTTCGGCGACGCGGTCAAGGCTGCGGTGGTGTTCGGCGAGAACCCGGCCGTCACGGAACCGAACGCCAGTTCTGTCAGGGCCGGCTTTGACGACCTCGATTTCTGCGTCGTCATCGACCTTTTCGAGACAGCGACCGTCGACCACGCCGATGTCGTGCTGCCGGGAAGCAGCTGGGCGGAGAAAGCGGGGACCGTGACCAACACGGACCGGCGGGTGATGCGGATGCGGCCGAACGCCGATCTGCCCGGAAACGCCCGTCGGGACCTCGATATCCTCACAGACCTCGGTCATCGGTTGGTCGACCAGCCAGACGCGTTCGACTACGACGGGCCTGAAGCGGTGTTCGAGGAGCTAACGCGGGTCACTCCGCTGTACGCCGGTATGAGTTACGACGGCATCGGTGAGGGCTACCAGCGCTGGCCGTTCCCGGCAGAGGCCGATTCCGGAACCGACGTGCTCCACACGGAGACGTTCGCCTCGGGCGAACAAACGGCGCCGCTACGCCCAGTCTCGCCGACACCGCCAGCCGATGCCGTCTCCGGGGACCAGCTCGTGCTCACGACGGGACGCGCGCTCCAGCACTTCAACAGCGGCGCGCTCACTCGCCGGTCGGAGACGCTCATGCGAATGCGCGGAGAGGACGTGCTCGAAATCCATCCAGACGACGCTGCCGCTCGCGGTATCGAGGACGGCGATGCTGTCGTCGTGGAGAACGGCCGGGGCAGCGTGACAGTGTCGGCGGCTGTGACGGCGGCCATTCGGCCCGGTGTCGTATTCTGCACGTTCCACTATCTGGACCCGCTCGCAAACGCCCTAACCGGTGACTCGCTCGACCCGGTCGCCGAGATTCCCGAGTACAAGCATTCGGCGGTGACGGTACGGAAGGCAGGGTAG
- a CDS encoding guanosine monophosphate reductase has product MNELRTGLSYGDVLLVPKRSPVDSRSDIDLSTPLTPTVELDTPLVSAAMDTVTEAALAIELSRSGGFGVLHRFLTPDEQAEQVTQVKTADERVGAAVGINEDYVARSAAVIAAGVDALVVDVAHGHLERALDAVETLADEFPDTDLIAGNVATPAGVEDLAAAGADCVKVGIGPGSHCTTRKVAGAGVPQLTAVDDCATAAADLDITLCADGGIRTSGDAVKALMAGADTVMLGSLFAGTEEAPGAIVEVDGTQYKRSRGMATTAAAEDRDDKQNNVSADEGVEALTPYKGSVAAVAEEFCAGIRSGLSYCGGQTIATARDKAEFIRVAQSAKEREGYHTDHDWEGVNVESEATQVRTAGTEATVDSDD; this is encoded by the coding sequence ATGAACGAGTTACGTACTGGATTGAGTTATGGCGACGTTCTTCTCGTCCCGAAACGATCACCGGTCGACAGTCGGAGCGACATCGACCTCTCGACGCCCCTTACTCCAACCGTTGAACTAGACACGCCGCTCGTCTCGGCCGCGATGGACACTGTCACAGAGGCAGCACTGGCAATCGAGCTTTCGCGTTCAGGCGGGTTTGGGGTGTTGCATCGCTTCTTGACGCCGGACGAACAGGCCGAACAGGTCACGCAAGTGAAGACCGCGGACGAACGGGTCGGTGCTGCCGTCGGTATAAATGAGGATTACGTGGCGCGGAGCGCGGCCGTCATTGCGGCCGGCGTTGATGCGCTCGTCGTCGACGTAGCCCATGGTCATCTTGAGCGGGCGCTTGATGCCGTCGAGACGCTCGCTGACGAGTTTCCCGACACTGACCTCATCGCCGGCAACGTTGCGACGCCCGCAGGTGTTGAAGACCTTGCCGCCGCCGGAGCCGACTGTGTCAAAGTCGGCATCGGACCGGGGTCACACTGTACCACCCGGAAGGTCGCGGGTGCCGGCGTCCCACAGCTGACCGCTGTCGATGACTGCGCCACAGCCGCTGCGGATCTTGACATCACCCTCTGTGCGGATGGCGGGATTCGCACGTCTGGTGATGCGGTGAAAGCCCTCATGGCCGGTGCCGATACCGTGATGCTCGGCAGCCTCTTTGCCGGCACGGAGGAGGCTCCCGGTGCGATCGTCGAAGTCGACGGGACGCAGTACAAGCGGTCGCGGGGGATGGCGACCACCGCCGCGGCCGAAGACCGTGACGACAAACAGAACAACGTCAGCGCTGACGAGGGAGTCGAAGCACTGACTCCGTACAAAGGCTCGGTCGCTGCTGTGGCTGAGGAATTCTGTGCCGGCATTCGCTCCGGACTCTCCTACTGTGGCGGACAGACCATCGCTACGGCCCGTGATAAGGCGGAGTTCATCCGTGTCGCCCAGAGCGCGAAAGAACGCGAGGGGTACCACACGGACCACGACTGGGAAGGCGTTAACGTGGAGAGTGAAGCCACACAGGTCCGTACCGCCGGCACCGAGGCGACAGTCGACAGCGACGACTGA
- a CDS encoding PAS domain S-box protein, whose product MSSIAVLHIDDEPDFLDVASEILTQQSDKLTVVPATSAAEGLDRLATRSIDCIVSDYRMPETDGIELLETVRTEYPDLPFILFTGEGSEAVASDAIAAGATDYLRKGHGTERYELLANRIENAVDQYRTNQRAAELERVRALVSSIDQALIRASSLSEIKTRVCEIISDSEPYRFAWIGEPNPETDRIEPQAWAGVEDEYLDTIVVTADDSPTGQGPAGRAVQHRRIATSQNIQADPAFEVWREEALDRDYRSSAAVPLEYNDTLYGLLCVYSSRPFAFAEDEQELLTELGNSISHAIHSLKIRNELRTERTFIDQALDSLADIFYVLDSEGNVQRCNEHFEKLAGCTDEEMTDLDVRSLFPEEEREAVSKAIEEALTTGHSTIEADFRTAEGNRVPYEFTADRLTDADGTMIGLVGTGRNIAERTRRERELQDQKEQLEQFAATVSHDLRNPLNVIQGRLGLVQAEQSSDHLDVIETATDRMERIVEDLLWLAREQQEIGSLEPVAIDAVAAAAWKLVSDPADEAELYCDCGADAQPVIKADPDQLRHLLENLFRNTIDHAGLDVTVVVGEIFGDANGFYIEDDGPGIPDEDREKVFEAGYSTSESGTGLGLNIVKRVVDAHGWEIHATESSMGGTRFEITGLEAVE is encoded by the coding sequence ATGTCGAGTATCGCTGTGCTTCATATCGATGATGAACCGGACTTTTTAGATGTGGCATCAGAAATACTCACACAGCAATCAGATAAACTCACTGTCGTCCCTGCGACGAGTGCTGCTGAAGGGCTCGACAGACTCGCGACGCGGTCTATTGACTGTATTGTCAGCGATTACCGGATGCCCGAGACAGATGGCATCGAACTCCTCGAAACTGTCCGTACGGAGTACCCTGATCTCCCGTTTATTCTTTTTACCGGAGAGGGGAGCGAAGCGGTCGCCAGCGATGCTATTGCCGCCGGTGCAACCGACTATCTGCGGAAAGGGCACGGCACGGAACGATACGAACTCCTCGCAAATCGTATCGAAAACGCCGTCGACCAGTACCGCACCAATCAGCGCGCTGCTGAACTTGAACGGGTTCGCGCTCTCGTAAGCAGTATCGACCAGGCTCTCATCCGGGCGAGTTCGCTCTCGGAGATCAAAACGCGTGTCTGTGAGATTATTAGCGACTCTGAACCCTACCGTTTTGCTTGGATCGGCGAGCCCAATCCTGAGACAGACCGAATCGAGCCACAGGCCTGGGCCGGCGTCGAAGACGAGTATCTCGATACGATTGTTGTCACGGCGGACGACTCTCCGACCGGACAGGGCCCCGCGGGCAGGGCCGTCCAGCACCGACGCATTGCTACGTCGCAGAACATTCAGGCTGACCCGGCGTTCGAGGTCTGGCGAGAGGAAGCACTCGACCGCGACTATCGGAGCAGTGCTGCGGTTCCGCTAGAATACAATGACACGCTTTATGGCCTTCTGTGCGTCTATTCGTCCCGTCCGTTCGCTTTCGCAGAGGACGAACAGGAGCTACTCACCGAACTCGGGAACAGCATCTCGCACGCCATACACTCGCTAAAGATCCGAAACGAACTCCGGACAGAACGGACTTTTATCGATCAGGCGCTCGATTCACTTGCCGATATATTCTACGTGCTTGATTCCGAAGGCAACGTCCAGCGCTGTAACGAACACTTCGAAAAGCTGGCCGGGTGCACCGACGAAGAGATGACGGATCTTGACGTACGCAGTCTTTTTCCGGAAGAGGAACGGGAGGCAGTCTCTAAGGCGATTGAGGAGGCGCTCACAACGGGGCACTCGACCATCGAAGCGGATTTCCGTACCGCAGAGGGGAACCGCGTTCCCTACGAGTTCACTGCTGACCGACTAACTGACGCCGACGGTACCATGATAGGGCTTGTCGGCACCGGTCGAAACATAGCCGAACGTACGAGGCGTGAACGGGAACTGCAGGATCAAAAAGAACAGCTGGAGCAGTTTGCCGCAACTGTCAGCCACGACCTGCGGAACCCGCTCAACGTCATACAGGGTCGGCTTGGACTCGTTCAAGCCGAACAGTCGAGCGATCATCTCGATGTGATCGAGACCGCGACTGATCGGATGGAACGCATTGTCGAGGACCTCCTCTGGCTCGCGCGGGAGCAACAAGAGATCGGGTCGCTGGAACCTGTCGCAATCGACGCAGTCGCTGCGGCTGCGTGGAAGCTTGTCTCTGACCCTGCAGACGAGGCCGAGCTGTACTGTGATTGTGGGGCCGATGCACAGCCAGTGATAAAAGCTGACCCCGACCAACTCCGGCACCTGCTCGAAAACCTGTTCCGGAACACGATTGATCACGCAGGTCTAGACGTTACTGTGGTAGTCGGCGAGATTTTCGGAGACGCCAACGGATTCTACATCGAAGACGACGGTCCAGGCATCCCCGACGAGGACCGGGAAAAAGTGTTCGAGGCCGGCTACTCGACTTCCGAATCGGGGACTGGTCTGGGTCTCAACATCGTCAAACGAGTCGTTGACGCTCATGGCTGGGAGATTCACGCAACTGAGAGTTCGATGGGTGGGACACGATTCGAGATTACGGGCCTCGAAGCCGTGGAATAA
- a CDS encoding histidine kinase, whose amino-acid sequence MAYTGDRTPDSIQVLYVNNDGEFAELTQTKLAHLSSDFDMTAVGTVEAALDSLETSTIDCVVTSYSLPDGTGIDLLNRLQAGEYELPTILFTGRGSERIASEATQAGVSDYIPIRAGQNSFEVLAGRIQTLTDAARKQAAAERLSDRFQRTLERATDGIYAVDSQWRIEYVNEKMANRVGRDPKAIVGTVIWEEFPSVVGTELEDKYRTAMETGDPVSFEQYLGEPFEYWVEVRVFPDDDGLTVFSHETTAERERELELERSEAILETIHDAVFVLNDEGTIEFANAASKRLIAGERATQVAGQQLETVVGDRVSTSDAEQFTSAVRSTLNDIEGDGGVTGLYDADLQLDITTGGNKRTLDVRVTPFQSNKSSQALVVARDITEQSEAKRQLERERDALRELQNIMASSDVSAETRLHELLELGCQTLGLDIGIVSHIQGDEYTVTAVHAPTAEIESGDQFDIGSTYCEEVVGTDSLCSFTDAVADGRETHPAYREFELESYIGVPLVVDGSRYGTVNFSSPTTRVAPFGALERTFVKLLSELVSAEISRRQDRAELQRQEFLFERVQAIADIGVWEYYPSTGDLDWSAGVRRIHGVDDDYEPIIDDAIEFYHPEDRGTITKAVERAIEARESYDLDLRIVRTDGEVRDVRAWGERVDGSQDNEPVLRGVFQDITERRAEERAHRELAEEYEALLNTSGDAIFMLDVETAGDEPAFEFARLSPGYESQTGLTTEDVRGQTPRQVFGAERGAELAANYTRCVEQRAPISYREELNIADDARFWDTSLAPVIVGDEIVRIVGIARNVTEQVERERKLEATNQRLESLIEATPLTVMEIDTDGTVIRWNDGAENMFGWSSEEVLGEFNPMVPDEHQAEFASHRERVLSGEPIRGKEVRRKTKAGEELDLLLSAVPITAPDGEIVSILAVLEDITEQKQLEAKLRSLQETAQRLSGARSNDEIGDIAIEAAVEILGFELTGIWEYADRTDELVPLSASAATRDRFGELPRVQSDSAFVWEAFQASEVRRYDDIQSVTSFGETGTALRSGLFVPLGEFGLIGVGTTQEQTFSDTDVDLFQILGATVEAAFTRASREAELQRQNERLDEFASVVAHDLRNPLSIAIGFLDIVEETGDLSHVDRIEAAHDRMERLIDDLLTLSRGETTVTDAKQIDLKAVTTEAWGYVDTAEATLTVADTVPTVAGDAGRLTQLFENLFRNAIEHGGDTVTVTVGQLDGGDGFYVEDDGDGIPTGKREEVLEHGVTSTKGGTGFGLSIVEDIANAHGWSVRVTDGAAGGARFEFCY is encoded by the coding sequence ATGGCCTACACAGGTGACAGGACTCCCGATTCAATTCAGGTTCTGTATGTAAACAACGATGGTGAGTTTGCTGAGCTAACACAGACGAAACTCGCACATCTCTCATCGGATTTTGACATGACAGCTGTCGGGACTGTGGAGGCTGCTCTCGACTCGCTCGAAACATCGACTATCGATTGTGTGGTCACCTCGTATTCACTGCCGGACGGGACGGGAATCGACCTCCTGAATCGGCTCCAGGCTGGCGAGTACGAACTACCGACGATTCTATTTACCGGCCGCGGGAGCGAGCGAATTGCGAGCGAAGCGACACAGGCGGGTGTTTCCGACTACATTCCGATCCGCGCGGGCCAGAACAGTTTCGAGGTGCTCGCGGGCCGCATCCAGACGCTCACCGATGCCGCTCGCAAACAGGCGGCCGCCGAGCGGCTATCCGACCGCTTCCAACGAACCTTAGAGCGGGCGACTGACGGGATTTATGCCGTCGACAGCCAATGGCGAATCGAATACGTAAACGAGAAGATGGCTAACCGGGTCGGCCGCGACCCCAAGGCTATCGTCGGTACGGTCATCTGGGAAGAGTTCCCCTCGGTAGTTGGGACGGAACTCGAAGACAAATACCGAACGGCAATGGAAACCGGTGACCCGGTGTCGTTCGAACAGTACCTTGGCGAACCCTTTGAGTACTGGGTCGAAGTGCGGGTATTCCCGGACGATGACGGGCTCACCGTCTTTTCACATGAAACGACGGCCGAGCGGGAGCGCGAACTGGAACTGGAGCGCAGTGAAGCGATCCTCGAAACCATCCACGACGCCGTGTTCGTCCTGAACGATGAGGGGACGATCGAATTCGCGAACGCGGCGTCGAAACGGCTGATTGCCGGGGAACGGGCAACGCAGGTCGCGGGGCAGCAGTTAGAGACAGTCGTGGGTGACCGCGTTTCCACGTCTGATGCGGAGCAGTTTACATCTGCGGTCCGCTCGACGCTCAATGACATAGAGGGCGACGGTGGCGTCACGGGGTTGTACGACGCGGACTTACAGCTTGATATCACGACCGGTGGCAATAAACGCACACTTGATGTCCGAGTGACACCGTTCCAGAGCAACAAGAGCAGTCAAGCGCTTGTCGTTGCTCGGGACATCACGGAACAGAGCGAAGCCAAGCGACAGTTGGAGCGAGAGCGCGACGCGCTCCGGGAACTCCAGAATATCATGGCAAGCAGCGATGTCTCGGCCGAAACACGCCTTCACGAACTTCTCGAACTGGGGTGTCAAACGCTCGGTCTCGACATCGGCATCGTCTCACACATTCAGGGGGATGAGTACACGGTCACGGCAGTGCACGCGCCGACTGCCGAAATCGAATCCGGGGATCAGTTCGATATCGGATCGACGTACTGCGAAGAAGTCGTGGGCACAGATTCCCTCTGTTCGTTTACCGATGCGGTGGCCGACGGGAGAGAAACCCACCCAGCATATCGTGAGTTCGAGTTAGAATCGTACATCGGCGTCCCATTGGTCGTTGACGGGAGTCGGTACGGGACAGTCAATTTTTCGAGTCCCACAACGCGGGTCGCTCCCTTTGGAGCGCTCGAGCGGACGTTCGTGAAGCTACTCTCAGAGCTCGTGAGCGCCGAAATATCGCGTAGACAAGACCGGGCGGAGCTCCAGCGACAGGAGTTCCTGTTCGAACGAGTGCAAGCCATCGCTGATATCGGTGTCTGGGAGTACTACCCGTCTACAGGCGACCTCGACTGGTCCGCTGGAGTGCGTCGGATTCACGGGGTCGACGACGATTACGAACCGATTATCGACGACGCTATCGAGTTCTACCATCCTGAGGACAGGGGGACGATTACGAAGGCCGTCGAGCGGGCAATCGAGGCCCGGGAGTCGTACGATCTCGATCTCCGAATCGTTCGGACAGACGGTGAGGTACGCGATGTTCGGGCATGGGGGGAGCGCGTCGACGGTTCGCAGGACAACGAGCCCGTGCTTCGGGGGGTTTTCCAGGATATCACCGAGCGACGAGCCGAGGAGCGCGCGCACCGAGAGCTTGCAGAGGAATACGAGGCACTGCTCAACACCTCCGGTGACGCCATATTCATGCTCGATGTCGAGACAGCCGGTGACGAGCCAGCGTTCGAGTTTGCGCGACTCAGCCCCGGCTACGAGTCGCAGACGGGACTCACGACCGAGGACGTTCGAGGGCAAACACCGCGGCAGGTCTTCGGTGCCGAACGCGGTGCTGAGCTCGCAGCGAACTACACTCGCTGTGTCGAACAGCGTGCGCCAATCTCGTATCGTGAGGAGCTGAACATCGCTGACGACGCACGGTTCTGGGACACGAGCCTCGCGCCGGTTATTGTGGGTGACGAGATCGTCCGGATCGTCGGCATCGCCCGCAACGTGACTGAGCAGGTCGAGCGGGAACGCAAACTCGAAGCGACGAACCAGCGACTGGAGTCACTCATCGAGGCGACGCCGCTCACTGTCATGGAAATCGACACGGACGGGACGGTCATCCGCTGGAATGATGGAGCCGAGAATATGTTCGGCTGGTCGAGCGAAGAGGTGCTTGGCGAATTCAATCCGATGGTCCCAGACGAGCACCAGGCTGAGTTCGCCTCTCACCGGGAGCGCGTATTGAGCGGCGAGCCGATTCGGGGCAAGGAGGTACGACGGAAGACGAAAGCCGGTGAGGAACTAGATCTGCTCCTGTCGGCTGTCCCAATCACTGCTCCTGACGGAGAGATAGTGAGCATACTGGCCGTGTTAGAGGACATCACTGAGCAGAAACAGTTAGAGGCGAAACTCCGGTCGCTGCAGGAAACAGCACAGCGGCTCAGTGGCGCACGGTCGAATGACGAGATCGGAGACATCGCGATCGAGGCTGCCGTCGAGATTCTCGGGTTCGAACTCACCGGTATCTGGGAGTACGCCGACCGGACCGACGAGCTTGTTCCGCTGTCGGCGAGTGCAGCCACGAGGGATCGGTTCGGTGAGCTGCCACGTGTGCAGTCCGATTCGGCGTTTGTCTGGGAGGCGTTCCAGGCCTCAGAAGTGCGTCGATACGATGACATCCAGTCCGTGACATCGTTCGGCGAAACCGGCACGGCTCTCAGAAGCGGTCTGTTCGTTCCGCTGGGCGAGTTTGGGCTTATCGGCGTCGGAACGACACAGGAACAGACGTTCTCTGATACAGACGTGGATCTGTTCCAGATACTGGGTGCGACTGTCGAGGCGGCATTCACCCGTGCAAGCCGCGAGGCCGAACTCCAGCGGCAGAACGAACGGCTCGATGAGTTCGCCAGTGTCGTCGCCCACGACCTCCGGAATCCGCTATCCATCGCCATCGGGTTTCTCGACATCGTCGAGGAGACAGGCGACCTCAGTCACGTAGACCGGATCGAGGCGGCACATGATCGCATGGAGCGGCTGATCGACGACCTCCTGACGCTATCGCGCGGTGAGACCACAGTTACGGATGCGAAACAGATCGACCTCAAGGCTGTGACGACGGAGGCCTGGGGATACGTCGACACCGCTGAAGCGACGCTGACGGTTGCTGACACGGTCCCGACAGTGGCTGGTGACGCCGGGCGGTTGACGCAGCTATTCGAGAACCTCTTCAGAAACGCTATCGAGCACGGCGGGGACACCGTCACCGTCACTGTCGGGCAGTTAGACGGCGGCGACGGGTTCTACGTCGAAGACGACGGTGACGGGATTCCCACGGGGAAGCGTGAGGAGGTGCTAGAACACGGCGTCACGTCTACCAAAGGGGGTACTGGCTTCGGACTCTCAATCGTCGAAGACATCGCCAATGCGCACGGCTGGAGCGTCCGTGTGACAGACGGCGCTGCTGGCGGGGCGCGGTTCGAGTTCTGCTACTGA
- a CDS encoding amino acid dehydrogenase, with product MGPELTSASPSGESSSGSETALETARLQLHRAADHLDIDPNIVERLNHPKNVHEVTVPIERDDGTVEVFTGFRAQHDSVRGPYKGGLRYHPDVTRDECVGLGIWMTWKCAVMDLPFGGAKGGIAVNPKTLSRDEKERLTRRFAQELREVIGPNRDIPAPDMGTDPQTMAWLMDAYSMQEGETIPGVVTGKPPIVGGSKGREDAPGRSVAIITQQVCEYYDQPLSDTTVAVQGYGSVGANAARLLDEQGATVVAISDVNGAMYDPGGIDTATVPSHDEEPEAVTEYADTVISNDELLTLDVDVLIPAALGNVITEANADDIAADFVVEGANGPTTSTADSILADRDVVVIPDILANAGGVTVSYFEWLQDINRRSWSLERVNDELDEEMRAAWDAVRTEFEKRDITWRDAAYIVALSRIAEAHEARGLWP from the coding sequence ATGGGACCGGAACTGACCTCCGCCTCTCCGTCGGGTGAGTCGTCGTCAGGGTCGGAAACGGCGCTCGAAACAGCCCGGCTGCAGCTCCACAGAGCCGCGGACCACCTCGATATCGACCCGAACATCGTCGAACGGCTGAACCACCCGAAAAACGTCCACGAGGTCACCGTCCCCATCGAGCGGGACGATGGCACGGTGGAAGTGTTCACCGGGTTTCGAGCACAGCACGATAGCGTCAGAGGGCCGTACAAAGGTGGCCTCCGGTATCATCCCGACGTGACGAGGGATGAGTGCGTCGGACTCGGGATCTGGATGACCTGGAAGTGCGCGGTGATGGACCTCCCCTTCGGCGGCGCGAAAGGCGGTATCGCGGTCAATCCGAAAACGCTGAGCCGAGACGAGAAAGAACGGCTCACCCGCCGGTTCGCACAGGAACTCCGCGAGGTCATCGGTCCGAACCGAGACATACCAGCCCCGGACATGGGAACGGACCCACAGACGATGGCCTGGCTAATGGACGCTTACTCCATGCAAGAGGGCGAGACGATACCGGGCGTCGTCACCGGCAAGCCGCCTATCGTCGGTGGGAGCAAGGGGCGTGAAGACGCGCCCGGCCGGAGCGTCGCGATTATCACACAGCAGGTCTGTGAGTACTACGACCAGCCACTGTCGGACACCACTGTTGCGGTACAGGGTTACGGCAGCGTCGGTGCGAACGCAGCACGGTTACTCGACGAACAGGGTGCGACTGTCGTCGCGATCAGCGACGTGAACGGGGCGATGTACGACCCCGGCGGAATCGATACCGCGACAGTCCCGTCACACGACGAGGAACCGGAAGCGGTCACCGAGTACGCCGACACCGTGATTTCGAACGACGAACTGCTGACGCTGGACGTCGACGTTCTCATTCCGGCAGCACTCGGCAACGTCATCACCGAGGCGAACGCGGACGACATCGCCGCGGATTTCGTCGTTGAGGGGGCGAACGGGCCGACTACGTCCACTGCTGACTCAATTCTCGCTGACCGCGATGTCGTCGTGATTCCGGATATTCTGGCGAACGCCGGCGGCGTCACGGTGAGCTACTTCGAGTGGCTACAGGACATCAACCGTCGGTCATGGTCGCTTGAGCGCGTAAACGATGAACTCGACGAAGAGATGCGAGCGGCCTGGGACGCCGTTCGGACGGAGTTCGAAAAGCGCGACATCACGTGGCGTGATGCGGCATACATCGTCGCCCTTTCGCGCATTGCTGAGGCCCACGAAGCGCGCGGGCTCTGGCCGTAG